A stretch of the Cellulomonas sp. WB94 genome encodes the following:
- the metE gene encoding 5-methyltetrahydropteroyltriglutamate--homocysteine S-methyltransferase: protein MTSTTTTPAVPEFPAGTILGYPRIGPHRELKKALEAFWAGKTSADDVEAVAAGLRKQTRARLAGLGLRTDVPAIPSAFSFYDHVLDTTAVVGAVPARFADLADADGRLDLAGYSTVARGRGDDLPLEMTKWFDTNYHYLVPEIGPETTFRYASDRPVREFAEGLADGVLTRPVLVGPVTYLALAKPTEGAPEGFEPLDRLADLLPVYVDLLRDLAAAGATWVQLDEPALVSDSLTVTPEAVRAAVTEAYRVLATELARPDRPAILVAAPYGDLGAALGVLAATDVEGIALDLVRGAAPTVAVKGLTSKVVVGGVIDGHNIWRADLDTKLQVLEQLETLGAAQVAAGTSTSLFHVPHTVEDEPALDPTLRGWLAFADQKVAEVVTLAEGLTEGREAIHAELLAAGDAVRSRAAAPGVVRPEVRERVAALTEGEFHRGPFAERRSAQAARLALPPLPTTTIGSFPQTPEIRKARAAHAKGDLTTEQYEDEMRAEIRRVVELQEAIGLDVLVHGEPERNDMVQYFAENLDGFAVTQNGWVQSYGSRCTRPSILWGDVSRPAPITVAWTTYTQSLTTKPVKGMLTGPVTILAWSFVRDDQPLADTANQVALALRDEIEDLEAAGIAVVQVDEPALRELLPLKAADHAAYLDWSVRSFTLATSGVRPDTQIHTHLCYSEFGEIIGAIDGLDADVTSIEAARSKMEIIGDIAGAGYARGIGPGVYDIHSPRVPTEGEVTELLAEAVRSIDADQLWVNPDCGLKTRRYEEVNPSLEHMLAATRAVRATL, encoded by the coding sequence ATGACCAGCACGACCACCACACCCGCCGTCCCCGAGTTCCCGGCGGGCACGATCCTCGGCTACCCGAGGATCGGGCCCCACCGTGAGCTCAAGAAGGCCCTCGAGGCCTTCTGGGCAGGCAAGACGTCCGCCGACGACGTCGAGGCCGTGGCCGCTGGCCTGCGCAAGCAGACCCGCGCCCGTCTCGCCGGGCTGGGGCTGCGCACCGACGTCCCCGCGATCCCGAGCGCGTTCTCGTTCTACGACCATGTGCTCGACACGACGGCCGTCGTGGGCGCAGTGCCGGCCCGGTTCGCGGACCTGGCCGACGCCGACGGCCGCCTCGACCTCGCGGGCTACTCGACGGTCGCGCGCGGCCGCGGCGACGACCTGCCGCTCGAGATGACCAAGTGGTTCGACACGAACTACCACTACCTGGTCCCCGAGATCGGCCCGGAGACGACGTTCCGGTACGCGAGCGACCGTCCCGTGCGCGAGTTCGCCGAGGGCCTCGCGGACGGCGTGCTCACGCGCCCGGTCCTCGTCGGACCCGTCACGTACCTCGCGCTCGCGAAGCCCACCGAGGGAGCCCCCGAGGGCTTCGAGCCGCTCGACCGCCTCGCGGACCTGCTGCCCGTCTACGTCGACCTCCTGCGCGACCTGGCCGCGGCCGGCGCGACCTGGGTCCAGCTCGACGAGCCCGCGCTCGTCTCGGACTCGCTCACCGTGACGCCCGAGGCCGTCCGCGCCGCGGTCACCGAGGCCTACCGGGTGCTCGCGACCGAGCTGGCTCGCCCCGACCGCCCGGCGATCCTCGTCGCGGCCCCGTACGGCGACCTCGGTGCCGCGCTCGGCGTGCTGGCCGCGACCGACGTCGAGGGCATCGCGCTCGACCTCGTCCGCGGTGCGGCACCGACCGTCGCGGTGAAGGGGCTGACCTCGAAGGTCGTCGTCGGCGGCGTGATCGACGGTCACAACATCTGGCGCGCGGACCTCGACACGAAGCTGCAGGTCCTCGAGCAGCTCGAGACGCTCGGCGCGGCCCAGGTCGCCGCCGGGACCTCGACGTCCCTGTTCCACGTCCCGCACACCGTCGAGGACGAGCCCGCCCTCGACCCGACGCTGCGCGGATGGCTCGCGTTCGCCGACCAGAAGGTCGCGGAGGTCGTCACGCTCGCCGAGGGCCTGACCGAGGGGCGCGAGGCGATCCACGCCGAGCTGCTCGCGGCCGGCGACGCGGTCCGGTCGCGCGCCGCTGCGCCCGGCGTCGTGCGTCCCGAGGTCCGGGAGCGCGTGGCCGCGCTGACCGAGGGCGAGTTCCACCGCGGTCCGTTCGCCGAGCGCCGGTCGGCCCAGGCCGCGCGTCTCGCGCTACCGCCGCTGCCGACGACCACCATCGGCTCGTTCCCGCAGACGCCGGAGATCCGCAAGGCGCGCGCAGCCCACGCGAAGGGCGACCTCACGACCGAGCAGTACGAGGACGAGATGCGCGCCGAGATCCGCCGCGTCGTCGAGCTCCAGGAGGCCATCGGCCTCGACGTCCTCGTCCACGGTGAGCCCGAGCGCAACGACATGGTGCAGTACTTCGCCGAGAACCTCGACGGGTTCGCGGTCACGCAGAACGGCTGGGTGCAGTCCTACGGCTCGCGCTGCACGCGGCCGTCGATCCTGTGGGGCGACGTGTCGCGGCCCGCGCCGATCACGGTCGCGTGGACGACGTACACGCAGTCGCTCACGACGAAGCCGGTCAAGGGCATGCTCACGGGCCCGGTCACGATCCTTGCGTGGTCGTTCGTGCGCGACGACCAGCCGCTCGCCGACACCGCGAACCAGGTCGCGCTCGCGCTGCGCGACGAGATCGAGGACCTCGAGGCTGCCGGGATCGCCGTCGTGCAGGTCGACGAGCCTGCGCTGCGGGAGCTGCTGCCGCTCAAGGCGGCCGACCACGCGGCCTACCTCGACTGGTCGGTCCGCTCGTTCACCCTCGCGACGTCGGGCGTCCGCCCGGACACCCAGATCCACACGCACCTGTGCTACTCGGAGTTCGGCGAGATCATCGGCGCGATCGACGGCCTCGACGCCGACGTGACGTCGATCGAGGCGGCGCGCTCGAAGATGGAGATCATCGGGGACATCGCGGGTGCCGGCTACGCGCGCGGCATCGGTCCGGGCGTCTACGACATCCACTCGCCGCGGGTCCCGACCGAGGGCGAGGTCACCGAGCTGCTGGCCGAGGCCGTGAGGTCGATCGACGCGGACCAGCTGTGGGTCAACCCCGACTGCGGGCTCAAGACCCGCCGCTACGAGGAGGTCAACCCGTCGCTCGAGCACATGCTCGCCGCGACGCGGGCGGTCCGCGCGACCCTCTGA
- a CDS encoding methylenetetrahydrofolate reductase, with protein sequence MELNHDLLGTVSVDPVRGLAVTATPEASVDARTEAAPRHRATLAPIDRPTVSFELFPPRNPDAAPKLWATIEALGAARPDFVSVTYGASGKTRDTTRGLVRRLLRETSLNPIAHLTCVGTSRDEVTAVVEEFLDEGVRSFLALRGDPPLDEPDWHPHPQGLSTAAELVELLREIEARRCSTSPAQKVRATVRPLSIAVAAFPRGNAGTGSTRAQDVAALLAKQEAGADFAITQVFYEASAYLELVAEARTAGVTIPIIPGIIPTTDPARLLRVEGLTGVPVPRDLLALLGSVDDEIERHRIGIRASVDLVNGVLDGGAPGVHIYTFNTHHAALDLLEGAHLGGGAPTAPDQASEPQVAAPQTDHSPRG encoded by the coding sequence ATGGAGTTGAACCATGATCTGCTCGGCACCGTGTCCGTGGACCCCGTCCGGGGTCTCGCCGTGACCGCCACACCCGAGGCGTCGGTCGACGCCCGCACCGAGGCGGCGCCCCGGCACCGGGCCACCCTCGCGCCCATCGACCGCCCGACGGTCTCGTTCGAGCTGTTCCCGCCGCGCAACCCCGACGCCGCCCCCAAGCTCTGGGCGACGATCGAGGCGCTCGGTGCCGCACGCCCGGACTTCGTCTCGGTCACGTACGGCGCGTCGGGCAAGACCCGCGACACGACGCGCGGGCTCGTGCGCCGTCTGCTCCGCGAGACGTCCCTCAACCCGATCGCGCACCTGACCTGCGTCGGGACCTCGCGCGACGAGGTCACGGCGGTCGTCGAGGAGTTCCTCGACGAGGGCGTGCGCTCGTTCCTCGCGCTGCGGGGCGACCCGCCCCTCGACGAGCCGGACTGGCACCCGCACCCGCAGGGTCTGTCGACGGCCGCCGAGCTCGTCGAGCTGCTCCGCGAGATCGAGGCCCGCCGATGCTCCACGAGCCCCGCGCAGAAGGTCCGCGCCACCGTCCGGCCGCTCTCGATCGCCGTCGCGGCGTTCCCTCGCGGCAACGCCGGCACGGGGAGCACGCGTGCGCAGGACGTCGCGGCGCTGCTCGCCAAGCAGGAGGCCGGCGCCGACTTCGCGATCACGCAGGTCTTCTACGAGGCGTCGGCGTACCTCGAGCTCGTGGCCGAGGCGCGCACGGCGGGCGTGACCATCCCGATCATCCCGGGCATCATCCCGACGACCGACCCGGCCCGCCTCCTGCGCGTCGAGGGCCTCACGGGCGTCCCGGTGCCACGCGACCTGCTCGCGCTGCTCGGCTCGGTGGACGACGAGATCGAGCGGCACCGCATCGGGATCCGTGCGAGCGTCGACCTCGTCAACGGCGTCCTCGACGGCGGCGCCCCCGGCGTCCACATCTACACGTTCAACACGCATCACGCCGCACTTGACCTGCTCGAGGGTGCACACCTCGGCGGGGGAGCTCCGACAGCTCCCGACCAGGCCAGCGAGCCGCAGGTCGCCGCACCCCAGACCGACCACTCTCCGAGGGGCTGA
- a CDS encoding DNA-3-methyladenine glycosylase I, which produces MTADTPPAPTGPERAEPAPTEPGPPAAPRCFGDGDPLYEAYHDDEWGVAVHGDRALFERIALEGFQSGLSWITVLRKRPAFRAAFEGFDPELVARFGEADVARLLSDAGIVRNRAKIEATVANARALLALVESGRTLDEVVWSHAPVALGRERPVTWADVPSLTDKSKALARELKSLGFRFIGPTTAYASMQACGLVDDHLAGCRVVLAR; this is translated from the coding sequence ATGACCGCTGACACGCCGCCCGCACCCACCGGCCCTGAACGCGCCGAGCCCGCACCCACCGAGCCCGGCCCGCCAGCTGCCCCGCGCTGCTTCGGTGACGGCGACCCGCTGTACGAGGCGTACCACGACGACGAGTGGGGGGTGGCGGTCCACGGCGACCGTGCGCTGTTCGAGCGCATCGCCCTCGAGGGCTTCCAGTCCGGGCTGTCGTGGATCACGGTGCTGCGCAAGCGCCCGGCGTTCCGCGCGGCCTTCGAAGGCTTCGACCCCGAGCTCGTCGCGCGCTTCGGCGAGGCCGACGTCGCGCGCCTGCTGTCGGACGCCGGGATCGTGCGCAACCGCGCGAAGATCGAGGCCACGGTGGCGAACGCCCGTGCGCTGCTCGCGCTCGTCGAGTCGGGCCGCACCCTGGACGAGGTGGTCTGGTCGCACGCCCCGGTCGCGCTCGGGCGCGAGCGCCCGGTCACGTGGGCCGACGTCCCGAGCCTGACCGACAAGTCGAAGGCCCTCGCTCGTGAGCTCAAGAGCCTGGGTTTCCGGTTCATCGGGCCGACGACCGCCTACGCTTCCATGCAGGCGTGCGGCCTGGTCGACGACCATCTGGCCGGGTGCCGCGTGGTTCTGGCGCGCTGA
- a CDS encoding YbaK/EbsC family protein, with amino-acid sequence MSEQRTDGTADATPTSGEDRATAALDASGIAYRLARHGRVGSLAEAAAARGVTPADIIKTIVVRRGDDDFLFVLVPGDRTISWPKLRALLGVSRLSMPDAATAKAVTGYERGTITPFGSLRAWPVIADERVAGRTVSIGAGAHGVAATIDGTALIDALGATKADVTDPS; translated from the coding sequence ATGAGCGAGCAGAGGACTGACGGAACCGCTGACGCGACACCGACGTCGGGGGAGGACCGCGCGACGGCGGCTCTCGACGCGTCCGGCATCGCGTACCGGCTCGCCCGGCACGGTCGGGTCGGGTCGCTCGCCGAGGCCGCGGCGGCCCGCGGCGTCACGCCTGCGGACATCATCAAGACGATCGTCGTGCGGCGCGGGGACGACGACTTCCTCTTCGTCCTCGTCCCGGGTGACCGCACCATCTCGTGGCCGAAGCTCCGCGCGCTGCTCGGCGTGAGCCGCCTGTCGATGCCCGACGCCGCGACCGCCAAGGCCGTCACCGGCTACGAGCGCGGCACCATCACACCGTTCGGCTCGCTGCGCGCGTGGCCGGTGATCGCCGACGAACGCGTCGCGGGACGCACGGTCTCGATCGGCGCCGGGGCTCACGGCGTCGCGGCGACGATCGACGGGACGGCGCTCATCGATGCGCTCGGCGCGACGAAGGCTGATGTGACCGACCCCAGCTGA
- the hrpA gene encoding ATP-dependent RNA helicase HrpA produces the protein MSTAGEQQPPAPDAARPPRRRRGARRARPAVADSERNAVRERGPSERGSSDRSTSERRPSERRSAGRNPSRRAEARRAVVVPPITYPEQLPVSARRDEISAAIRDHQVVIVAGETGSGKTTQIPKILLELGRGRDGQIGHTQPRRIAARTVAERIAFELGTSLGEIVGYQVRFTDESSERTLVKVMTDGILLAQIQRDPMLRAYDTLVIDEAHERSLNIDFILGYLTRLLPRRPDLKLIITSATIDSARFAAHFAGPASADHPDGVPAPVVEVTGRTYPVEVRYRPLSPDDDASDDGPAASSGGGPSSSKGSRSGATSAKARREDRDPMTALCEAVDELHAAGPGDILVFFSGEREIRDAEEALTGHLGERVTDPRRPDAVELLPLYSRLSAAEQHRVFDPHGSRRIVLATNVAETSLTVPGIRYVIDPGTARISRYSKATKVQRLPIEPISQASANQRSGRCGRVADGIAIRLYSEADFESRPLYTEPEILRTSLASVILQMIAVGVATTPDDVAKFPFVDPPDVRAVRDGVQLLTELGALAPVTSPAPPAPAADAAEEHAPAAGKRGGRLTDVGRALAQLPMDPRLGRMIVEGGRRGVAREVMIIAAALSIQDPRERPMEYRAQADQAHARFADPTSDFLTYLNLWQYLKESQRDLSGSAFRRMCRSEHLNYLRIREWQDVVTQLRELAKPLGIVVNPPPSRTANLAADRPGATATEPATATAPATAPRRRTAPGAAQAVLSTETVAGPGDLRLDWDADRIHLSLLSGLLSQIGMQEATDVTPTAGRGKRPAATGRPDRRGRNEYLGARGARLAIFPGSGLAKRPPAWIMAGELVETSRLWARDVARIQPEWAEDLAAHLVRRTYSEPTWSTKQGAAMALERVLLYGVPIVAQRRVLYAKVDPEHARELFIRHALVEGEWTTHHAFFHENRRLLAEAEGLEARARRRDLVVDDDVLFDFYDERVPADVVSAQHFDTWWKTAKRSQPDLLTFTPELLLSDDAARVSAADFPAVWPQGDLQLPLTYQFEPGTEADGVTVHIPLVLLARVRPEGFGWMVPGLRDELVTATIRALPKPVRVQLVPAPDVARSIGAWFDENLASWQDTVRAGDLAPSFHDAFAQAVRAVRDVDVPEDAFDDERLPAHLRVTFRVEADRGGVLDESKDLIALQRRLAARTQDAVSSAVRSAVRTAMRDAVSAAPRTPSAPAGTVVAAAPRAAVRPPAPGAPSEVIGKPALAEQVSLTAWPAGLPDGAIPLTVETDGPGGVRVRGYPALVDESSAVALRVLADPAVQVESHRRGLRRLLLLDTGLATARVTTRWSGTQALTLASGPYRTTDALVTDVQLAAIDRLVAEHLAGRPATEVRSATTYAALRAVVRDRLEDAVHAVVTDVVAVLTAARELDVAVRASNSLALLATTHDVRDHAARLVHDGFVSATGADRLPHLARYLRADRHRLTKAADNPHRDAERAWQVHQLEDAYTAARDQVRSASRDRSREVALDDVRWMLEELRVSLFAQQLGTPVPVSDKRIRKALAEV, from the coding sequence GTGAGCACCGCGGGCGAGCAGCAGCCGCCGGCGCCCGACGCGGCCCGTCCGCCCCGTCGACGCCGGGGTGCTCGGCGCGCCCGCCCGGCGGTGGCTGACTCGGAACGGAACGCCGTGCGCGAGCGCGGCCCGTCAGAGCGTGGCAGTTCAGACCGCAGCACGTCCGAGCGGCGTCCGTCCGAACGTCGCTCTGCTGGCCGCAATCCGTCCCGCCGCGCCGAAGCCCGCCGCGCCGTCGTCGTCCCGCCCATCACGTATCCCGAGCAGCTGCCTGTCTCGGCCCGCCGCGACGAGATCTCCGCCGCGATCCGTGACCACCAGGTCGTCATCGTCGCGGGTGAGACCGGGTCGGGGAAGACGACGCAGATCCCGAAGATCCTGCTCGAGCTCGGCCGCGGGCGCGACGGGCAGATCGGCCACACGCAGCCGCGGCGGATCGCGGCCCGCACGGTCGCGGAGCGCATCGCGTTCGAGCTCGGCACGTCGCTCGGTGAGATCGTCGGCTACCAGGTGCGGTTCACCGACGAGTCGAGCGAGCGGACGCTCGTCAAGGTCATGACCGACGGCATCCTGCTCGCGCAGATCCAGCGCGACCCGATGCTGCGGGCCTACGACACGCTGGTCATCGACGAGGCGCATGAGCGCTCGCTGAACATCGACTTCATCCTCGGGTACCTCACGCGGCTGCTCCCCCGCCGCCCGGACCTCAAGCTGATCATCACGTCCGCGACGATCGACTCGGCGCGGTTCGCCGCGCACTTCGCGGGCCCGGCGAGCGCCGATCACCCCGACGGAGTGCCGGCGCCGGTCGTCGAGGTGACCGGGCGCACGTACCCGGTCGAGGTCCGGTACCGGCCGTTGTCGCCGGACGACGACGCGTCGGACGACGGGCCCGCGGCGTCCTCGGGCGGGGGCCCGAGCAGCTCGAAGGGATCACGGTCGGGGGCGACGTCGGCCAAGGCGCGACGCGAGGACCGAGACCCGATGACGGCGCTCTGTGAGGCCGTCGACGAGCTGCACGCCGCCGGTCCCGGCGACATCCTCGTGTTCTTCTCGGGAGAGCGTGAGATCCGGGACGCCGAGGAGGCGCTGACGGGCCACCTGGGCGAGCGGGTGACCGATCCACGTCGTCCCGATGCGGTCGAGCTCCTCCCCCTGTACTCCCGGCTGTCTGCGGCCGAGCAGCACCGCGTGTTCGACCCGCACGGCTCACGGCGCATCGTGCTGGCGACGAACGTCGCGGAGACGTCACTGACCGTGCCGGGCATCCGGTACGTGATCGACCCCGGGACCGCGCGCATCTCGCGCTACTCCAAGGCGACGAAGGTCCAGCGGCTGCCGATCGAGCCGATCTCCCAGGCGTCCGCGAACCAGCGGTCGGGGCGGTGCGGGCGCGTCGCGGACGGCATCGCGATCCGGCTGTACTCCGAGGCGGACTTCGAGTCGCGGCCGTTGTACACCGAGCCGGAGATCCTGCGTACATCTCTGGCGTCGGTCATCCTGCAGATGATCGCGGTGGGGGTTGCGACGACCCCCGACGACGTCGCGAAGTTCCCGTTCGTCGATCCCCCGGACGTCCGGGCGGTCCGCGACGGCGTCCAGCTGCTCACCGAGCTCGGTGCCCTGGCGCCGGTCACGTCGCCGGCCCCTCCCGCGCCCGCGGCGGACGCAGCCGAGGAGCACGCCCCGGCAGCGGGCAAGCGCGGCGGCCGGCTGACCGACGTCGGTCGCGCGCTCGCCCAGCTGCCGATGGACCCCCGGCTCGGCCGCATGATCGTCGAGGGCGGCCGGCGCGGGGTCGCCCGCGAGGTCATGATCATCGCCGCCGCCCTCTCGATCCAGGACCCCCGCGAGCGTCCGATGGAGTACCGCGCCCAGGCCGACCAGGCCCACGCGCGGTTCGCGGACCCGACGTCGGACTTCCTGACCTACCTCAACCTGTGGCAGTACCTCAAGGAGTCGCAGCGCGACCTGTCGGGATCGGCGTTCCGCCGGATGTGCCGGTCCGAGCACCTCAACTACCTGCGGATCCGCGAGTGGCAGGACGTCGTCACGCAGCTGCGCGAGCTGGCCAAGCCGCTCGGGATCGTCGTGAACCCTCCCCCGTCCCGCACGGCGAACCTCGCGGCAGACCGGCCCGGGGCCACGGCGACCGAGCCAGCGACCGCGACCGCCCCCGCGACCGCGCCCCGCCGCCGGACCGCTCCGGGCGCGGCGCAGGCCGTCCTGTCGACCGAGACCGTGGCCGGGCCCGGTGACCTGCGGCTGGACTGGGACGCCGACCGCATCCACCTGAGCCTCCTGTCCGGCCTGCTGAGCCAGATCGGCATGCAGGAGGCGACCGATGTGACCCCCACGGCGGGTCGCGGCAAGAGGCCCGCAGCCACGGGCCGGCCCGACCGTCGCGGCCGCAACGAGTACCTCGGCGCGCGCGGTGCGCGGCTCGCGATCTTCCCCGGATCCGGCCTCGCCAAGCGCCCACCCGCGTGGATCATGGCCGGTGAGCTCGTCGAGACGTCCCGGCTCTGGGCGCGCGACGTCGCGCGGATCCAGCCCGAGTGGGCCGAGGACCTCGCGGCGCACCTGGTCAGGCGGACGTACTCGGAGCCGACCTGGTCGACGAAGCAGGGCGCCGCGATGGCGCTCGAGCGCGTGCTGCTCTACGGCGTCCCGATCGTCGCGCAGCGGCGGGTCCTGTACGCGAAGGTCGACCCCGAGCATGCGCGCGAGCTGTTCATCCGGCATGCCCTCGTCGAGGGCGAGTGGACCACGCACCACGCGTTCTTCCACGAGAACCGTCGGCTGCTCGCGGAGGCCGAGGGCCTCGAGGCGCGCGCCCGCCGTCGTGACCTGGTGGTCGACGACGACGTCCTGTTCGACTTCTACGACGAGCGCGTCCCCGCCGACGTCGTGTCGGCGCAGCACTTCGACACGTGGTGGAAGACCGCCAAGCGTTCCCAGCCCGACCTGCTGACGTTCACGCCCGAGCTTCTGCTGAGCGACGACGCGGCCCGGGTGTCGGCCGCGGACTTCCCGGCGGTCTGGCCGCAGGGGGATCTGCAGCTGCCCCTGACCTACCAGTTCGAGCCTGGTACAGAAGCCGATGGCGTGACTGTACATATACCCCTGGTGCTGCTCGCGCGGGTCCGCCCCGAGGGCTTCGGCTGGATGGTTCCGGGCCTGCGCGACGAGCTCGTGACGGCGACGATCCGCGCGCTGCCGAAGCCCGTGCGGGTCCAGCTCGTGCCGGCGCCCGACGTCGCACGCAGCATCGGGGCATGGTTCGACGAGAACCTCGCGAGCTGGCAGGACACCGTGCGCGCCGGCGACCTCGCGCCGTCCTTCCACGACGCGTTCGCGCAGGCCGTCCGCGCGGTCCGCGACGTCGACGTCCCGGAGGACGCGTTCGACGACGAGCGCCTGCCCGCGCACCTGCGTGTGACGTTCCGGGTCGAGGCCGATCGTGGGGGAGTGCTCGACGAGAGCAAGGACCTCATCGCGCTTCAGCGTCGCCTCGCGGCCCGCACGCAGGACGCCGTGAGCTCGGCAGTCCGCTCGGCGGTCCGCACCGCCATGCGCGACGCGGTCAGCGCGGCACCGAGGACCCCGTCGGCCCCGGCGGGCACCGTGGTGGCGGCCGCACCCAGGGCCGCGGTCCGCCCGCCGGCTCCCGGCGCCCCGAGCGAGGTGATCGGCAAGCCCGCGCTGGCCGAGCAGGTGAGCCTGACGGCGTGGCCCGCGGGCCTGCCCGACGGCGCGATCCCGCTGACGGTCGAGACCGACGGACCCGGCGGGGTCCGCGTCCGCGGCTACCCAGCGCTCGTCGACGAGTCGTCGGCCGTGGCTCTGCGGGTGCTCGCCGACCCGGCCGTCCAGGTCGAGTCGCACCGCCGCGGTCTGCGCCGCCTGCTCCTGCTCGACACGGGTCTCGCGACGGCCCGGGTGACGACGCGCTGGTCGGGCACGCAGGCGCTGACGCTCGCCTCGGGCCCGTACCGCACCACGGACGCGCTGGTCACGGACGTGCAGCTCGCGGCGATCGACCGGCTCGTCGCCGAGCACCTCGCGGGTCGGCCGGCGACCGAGGTCCGCTCCGCGACGACCTACGCCGCGCTGCGGGCTGTCGTCCGGGACCGCCTCGAGGACGCGGTGCACGCCGTCGTCACGGACGTCGTCGCCGTGCTGACCGCCGCACGGGAGCTCGACGTCGCGGTGCGCGCGTCGAACAGCCTGGCTCTCCTCGCGACGACCCACGACGTCCGTGACCACGCCGCGCGGCTCGTCCACGACGGGTTCGTCTCCGCGACCGGCGCGGACCGCCTGCCCCATCTCGCCCGGTACCTGCGCGCCGACCGGCACCGCCTGACGAAGGCCGCCGACAACCCGCACCGTGACGCCGAACGGGCGTGGCAGGTCCACCAGCTCGAGGACGCCTACACCGCCGCGCGAGACCAGGTGAGGTCGGCGTCCCGCGACCGCTCGCGCGAGGTCGCGCTCGACGACGTGCGCTGGATGCTCGAGGAGCTACGTGTCTCGCTGTTCGCCCAGCAGCTCGGCACGCCTGTGCCGGTGAGCGACAAGCGCATCCGCAAGGCGCTCGCCGAGGTCTGA
- a CDS encoding IS1634 family transposase → MVSRFVRKVRTASGAVAVQIVTRRGRQVEQVEHVGSAHSDAELALLLAVARERLSPGQDALDLGDLLVVPARMDDVADWTAEPELLLQPATPAAGGRPAAVAAGGRVVGTSADLLWKVLTSEYTRLGFDVLGDDGFRAMVLARIVEPTSKAEVVRVLDELDAPAVSLRTLFRSLARCQAQDYRDTLARAAWAHSVRTTGTSVLILYDVTTLHFERPDEDELRRVGMSKEHRVDPQVQVGLLVDPGGFPLEVHLFEGSKAETTTLIPVLTAFGKRHDVTDLVVVADAGMLSAGNLNALEDAGFCFIVGSRITRAPYDLADHFERHGNYFTDGQVLESTRDMGTGKAARARRVVYQWKFAREQHDNKAINAMIDRAEKIADGRAPLKKARFLKITGATKELDQATIDRARQLAGLKGYVTNLPTATMDGAAVIAAYHDLWHVEQSFRMTKSDLRARPVFHHQRDAIEAHLTVVFAALAVARHLQDLTGMSIKKIVQALRTARSATIEINGQRLTLDPDLTETARAILNRLETGH, encoded by the coding sequence GTGGTCTCGCGGTTCGTGCGCAAGGTCCGCACCGCTTCGGGAGCGGTCGCGGTCCAGATCGTCACGCGCCGGGGCCGGCAGGTCGAACAGGTCGAGCACGTCGGGTCAGCGCATAGCGATGCCGAGCTCGCGTTGCTGCTGGCCGTAGCGCGTGAGCGGCTGTCCCCAGGCCAAGACGCCCTGGACCTCGGGGACCTGTTGGTGGTCCCGGCGCGGATGGACGACGTCGCGGACTGGACCGCCGAACCGGAACTGCTCCTGCAGCCGGCGACGCCGGCGGCCGGTGGGCGTCCTGCGGCCGTCGCCGCAGGTGGGCGGGTCGTGGGGACCTCCGCGGACCTGTTGTGGAAGGTCCTGACCAGCGAATACACCCGGCTGGGGTTCGACGTCCTGGGCGATGACGGGTTCCGGGCGATGGTCCTGGCACGGATCGTGGAGCCGACCTCCAAGGCCGAGGTCGTCCGCGTCCTGGACGAACTCGACGCACCGGCGGTCAGCCTGCGCACGTTGTTCCGGTCGCTGGCCCGGTGCCAGGCCCAGGACTACCGCGACACGTTGGCCAGGGCCGCGTGGGCGCACTCGGTCCGCACCACCGGGACATCGGTCCTGATCTTGTACGACGTGACGACGCTGCACTTCGAGCGGCCGGACGAGGACGAGCTGCGCAGGGTCGGGATGAGCAAGGAGCACCGCGTGGACCCCCAGGTTCAGGTCGGGCTGCTGGTCGACCCGGGCGGGTTCCCGCTCGAGGTGCACCTGTTCGAGGGCAGCAAGGCCGAGACGACCACTCTGATCCCCGTACTGACCGCGTTCGGCAAGCGGCACGACGTCACGGACCTGGTCGTCGTCGCCGACGCCGGGATGCTCTCGGCGGGCAACCTGAACGCCCTGGAGGACGCCGGGTTCTGCTTCATCGTCGGCTCGCGGATCACCCGGGCCCCCTACGACCTGGCCGATCACTTCGAACGGCACGGCAACTACTTCACCGACGGGCAGGTCCTGGAATCGACCCGGGACATGGGCACCGGCAAGGCGGCCCGGGCCCGGCGGGTGGTCTACCAGTGGAAGTTCGCCCGCGAGCAGCACGACAACAAGGCCATCAACGCGATGATCGACCGGGCCGAGAAGATCGCCGACGGCCGCGCCCCGTTGAAGAAGGCCCGGTTCCTCAAGATCACCGGAGCCACCAAGGAACTCGACCAGGCCACCATCGACCGGGCCCGCCAGTTGGCGGGCCTCAAGGGCTACGTCACCAACCTGCCGACCGCCACGATGGACGGCGCGGCGGTCATCGCGGCCTACCACGACCTATGGCACGTCGAGCAGTCGTTCCGCATGACCAAGTCCGACCTACGAGCCCGGCCCGTGTTCCACCACCAACGCGACGCCATCGAAGCCCACCTGACGGTGGTGTTCGCCGCCCTGGCCGTCGCCCGCCATCTGCAAGACCTCACCGGCATGAGCATCAAGAAGATCGTCCAGGCCCTGCGCACCGCACGCTCAGCAACCATCGAGATCAACGGCCAACGCCTCACCCTCGACCCCGACCTCACCGAGACCGCCCGCGCCATCCTCAACCGACTCGAAACCGGTCACTAA